One window of Diabrotica undecimpunctata isolate CICGRU chromosome 8, icDiaUnde3, whole genome shotgun sequence genomic DNA carries:
- the LOC140448096 gene encoding uncharacterized protein, whose amino-acid sequence MNERPSKIPFSIIRELRCRNCQNIISCGPVHVLPDENVLCGRCKQYAKEIYRNYPFEALASMFFYPCRNWDGRCPRILRWNECMIHEDGCSYESGCSRFWKHPKAFLKGKRDMPYGDIRLVAIPEKLLDFIKCVQCESYLSCEPVYIRSDGKNICHRCIHSNGVPPDCIRNLGYEILSSIIIFPCVFRNRGCPTRLKFGTDLWHHEAECSYNQMFKKKMPEMEMGVFKSNVYGELSDFELKKKLVQSLKNKQEKKLKKAEEIEAAITRMSSEDGSDRDSDKANSYNKHLSEGSSSPSPTRLEDRDQKLLTPSNGDFKPASPISPVFVNSPEDFLHFNYNNIRPNSENYHQNINFAQIHYSHQNSNVSNQNTHYKNEHTADNEYMRNVSENNHFNQHGYYDAPLRSPSILKTPLQELDFNPMDGQSPIYVNPYGQGLIPKPSFKGVVRTDSLSSNRELIHELRVRQSRFKKSNEKKDAESPYKECQNLEEIIQVHKKIDQ is encoded by the exons ATGAATGAACGGCCATCCAAAATACCCTTTTCTATTATTCGAGAACTAAGATGCAGAAATTGCCAAAATATAATCAGTTGTGGTCCTGTGCACGTATTACCGGATGAAAATGTATTATGTGGAAG atgtaAACAATATGCAAAAGAAATTTATCGGAATTATCCATTCGAAGCTTTAGCATCGATGTTCTTCTATCCTTGTCGAAACTGGGATGGTCGATGTCCGAGGATTCTTAGATGGAATGAATGCATGATACACGAAGATGGATGTTCGTACGAAAGTGGCTGCAGTCGTTTCTGGAAGCATCCTAAAGCTTTTTTAAAAGGAAAGAGAGACATGCCTTATGGAG ATATTAGACTAGTAGCCATTCCAGAAAAACTTCTCGACTTTATAAAATGCGTCCAATGCGAAAGTTATCTATCTTGTGAGCCAGTCTATATCCGATCTGATGGAAAAAACATCTGCCACAGATGTATCCACTCTAACGGTGTCCCACCAGATTGTATCAGAAATTTGGGATACGAGATATTATCCAGCATTATAATATTTCCTTGTGTATTTAGAAATAGAGGTTGTCCCACGAGATTAAAGTTCGGTACAGATCTTTGGCACCATGAGGCTGAGTGTTCGTACAACCAGATGTTTAAGAAGAAAATGCCCGAAATGGAAATGggtgtttttaaaagtaatgtcTATG GCGAGTTATCAGATTTtgaattaaaaaagaagttagtACAGTCACTAAAAAACAAGCAAGAAAAGAAGCTCAAAAAAGCCGAAGAAATTGAAGCAGCCATAACAAGGATGAGTTCAGAGGATGGTTCGGACCGCGATTCTGATAAAGCTAATTCTTATAACAAACATTTGTCCGAAGGATCAAGTTCACCATCACCAACAAG attggaAGATCGAGACCAGAAACTATTAACACCTAGTAATGGCGATTTTAAACCAGCATCACCAATATCACCAGTCTTTGTGAACTCACCTGAAGATTTCCTTCACTTTAATTATAACAATATTCGTCCAAACAGTGAAAATTATcaccaaaatataaattttgcacAAATTCATTACTCACATCAAAATAGTAATGTTTCAAACCAAAATACACACTACAAAAACGAACATACTGCTGATAATGAATATATGCGAAATGTTTCTGAAAACAATCACTTTAATCAACATGGGTACTATGACGCTCCTTTAAGAAGTCCTTCTATACTCAAAACCCCACTACAAGAACTAGATTTCAATCCAATGGATGGTCAGTCACCGATTTACGTTAATCCTTATGGTCAAGGATTAATTCCTAAACCTTCTTTTAAGGGGGTCGTACGAACGGATAGTCTATCCAGCAATAGAGAGTTAATCCACGAATTGCGTGTAAGACAGAGCAGGTTCAAAAAATCTAACGAGAAGAAAGATGCCGAAAGTCCTTATAAAGAGTGTCAAAATTTGGAAGAAATCATacaagtacataaaaaaatagatCAATAG